A window of Corallococcus macrosporus DSM 14697 contains these coding sequences:
- a CDS encoding TonB-dependent receptor plug domain-containing protein has protein sequence MPATTTVLPRTEIDRSPTLTQDSLVRTVPSAATFRRTPSLVSDPTAQGLNLRGLAPSGVARSLVLLDGIPVNDPFGGWIFWRSLPRLGLERIEVVPSGGSALYGSGALGGVVQLVSRSITGLQVDADAAYGNAHTGLLAARAAEAWGPVRASLEAEYLSSDGYPIVSPAQRGAIDGDTPSRHAVLNARVEADATDALTLSARAGLFREDQNGGTRLTTARVELAHFGAGARLRTADSGTFTLDLFGRVQRFEQDRARIAEGRASETLAASQDVPADDQGLSLVWTGPSWSALGTHVLTAGLDARRMAGTSREQIFPPSPTETSLRWRDTGGTQVSGGVFIEDLYTPSPLLELSAALRMDVWRNTDGAQRLERGNGAVDTTRFDDRTEQQLSPRLGLRLRPLEWLTLRGSAYRAFRAPTLNELYRPFQVGTILTAANADLGAERLWGAEAGLEAESTSLGLTTRVTGFWNVLDDPITNVTLEQPLPDGAARQRENLGQARVRGVEASVDWRLSRRWTALLAYTFVDPVVTRSPGQPGLVGKQLAQDPRHRGTAIVTFHDPDLVTATVQLRVTGSQFEDDLNARPMGGYAVVDVSASRRLFWKLHVFGAVENLFDREYLAGRAGVDTLGPPLLARIGLRLRDAP, from the coding sequence GTGCCCGCCACCACCACGGTCCTCCCCCGGACGGAGATCGACCGGAGCCCCACGCTGACGCAGGACTCGCTCGTCCGCACCGTCCCGTCCGCGGCCACCTTCCGGCGCACGCCCAGCCTCGTCTCCGACCCGACGGCGCAGGGGCTCAACCTGCGCGGGCTCGCGCCTTCGGGCGTGGCGCGCAGCCTCGTGCTGCTCGACGGCATCCCCGTCAACGACCCGTTCGGCGGCTGGATTTTCTGGCGCTCGCTGCCGCGGCTCGGGCTGGAGCGCATCGAGGTCGTCCCCAGCGGCGGCTCCGCCCTCTACGGCAGCGGCGCGCTCGGCGGCGTCGTGCAGCTCGTGTCCCGTTCCATCACCGGGCTCCAGGTGGACGCGGACGCCGCCTACGGCAATGCCCACACCGGCCTGCTCGCCGCGCGCGCGGCGGAGGCGTGGGGCCCCGTGCGCGCCTCGCTGGAGGCGGAGTACCTCTCCAGCGACGGCTACCCCATCGTCAGCCCCGCCCAGCGCGGCGCCATCGACGGGGACACGCCCAGCCGCCACGCCGTCCTCAACGCGCGCGTCGAGGCGGATGCCACCGACGCGCTCACCCTCTCCGCTCGCGCGGGCCTGTTCCGCGAGGACCAGAACGGCGGCACCCGCCTCACCACCGCGCGCGTGGAGCTGGCCCACTTCGGCGCGGGCGCGCGGCTGCGCACCGCGGACAGCGGCACCTTCACGCTGGACCTCTTCGGCCGCGTGCAGCGCTTCGAGCAGGACCGCGCGCGCATCGCCGAGGGCCGCGCCTCCGAGACGCTGGCCGCCAGCCAGGACGTGCCGGCCGATGACCAGGGCCTCTCCCTCGTCTGGACCGGCCCGTCCTGGTCAGCCCTGGGCACGCACGTCCTCACCGCGGGCCTGGACGCGCGGCGCATGGCGGGCACGTCCCGGGAGCAAATCTTCCCTCCGTCTCCCACGGAGACCTCCCTCCGCTGGCGCGACACCGGAGGCACCCAGGTGTCCGGCGGCGTCTTCATCGAGGACCTCTACACGCCCTCGCCCCTCCTGGAGCTCAGCGCCGCGCTCCGGATGGACGTGTGGCGGAACACGGACGGCGCGCAGCGCCTGGAGCGCGGCAACGGCGCCGTGGACACCACGCGCTTCGACGACCGCACCGAGCAGCAGCTCAGCCCGCGCCTGGGCCTGCGGCTGCGTCCCCTGGAGTGGCTCACCCTGCGAGGCTCCGCCTATCGCGCCTTCCGCGCGCCCACGCTCAACGAGCTGTACCGCCCCTTCCAGGTGGGCACCATCCTCACCGCGGCCAACGCCGACCTGGGCGCGGAGCGGCTGTGGGGCGCCGAGGCCGGCCTGGAAGCCGAGTCCACCTCGCTGGGCCTCACCACGCGCGTGACGGGCTTCTGGAACGTGCTCGACGACCCCATCACCAATGTCACCCTGGAGCAGCCGCTGCCGGACGGCGCCGCGCGCCAGCGGGAGAACCTGGGACAGGCGCGCGTGCGCGGCGTGGAGGCCAGCGTGGACTGGAGGCTGTCGCGGCGGTGGACGGCGCTGCTCGCGTACACCTTCGTGGACCCCGTCGTGACGCGCTCCCCCGGACAACCCGGGCTGGTGGGCAAGCAGCTCGCGCAGGACCCCAGGCACCGGGGCACGGCCATCGTCACCTTCCATGACCCGGACCTCGTGACGGCCACGGTGCAGCTCCGCGTGACGGGCTCGCAGTTCGAGGACGACCTCAACGCGCGCCCCATGGGCGGCTACGCCGTGGTGGACGTCTCCGCCAGCCGCCGCCTCTTCTGGAAGCTGCACGTCTTCGGCGCGGTGGAGAACCTCTTCGACCGCGAGTACCTCGCGGGCCGCGCCGGGGTGGACACGCTGGGCCCGCCCCTGCTGGCGCGCATCGGCCTGCGGCTGCGCGACGCGCCCTGA
- a CDS encoding ATP-dependent DNA helicase, with amino-acid sequence MSLSVSIPPSVDSLLGPGGALEVALPAYEHRPEQLQMARAVERAFAERSYLLAEAGTGTGKTLAYLVPALLSGRRVVVSTATKTLQDQIFFKDLPLMREKMGLRFEAAYLKGRGNYLCLHRYDAFSKEPQFGSREEARYWSRLKAWAEETDTGDRSELDLPESFSAWPRLSTTSETCVGTKCPQYETCFVTRMRKRAEQADLLVVNHHLFFADLALRSSGKRSEGVLPWYEAVIFDEAHALEDAASGHFGCSVSNYRLEELARDAVASLKEEDARHAMLRALAARLRAGADALFAQAPRALGLSGQESSVALRSEVMAKLSTPLSGVRDALAALSAFTVGEREPELAAITRRADELEEQLSFLEKAESSDHVYWAEQRGKGLFLRASPIDVAKELRERMYGALDTVVYTSATLAADSRFDFFANRMGLYGEDGQPVTKVRTLAVPSPFDYPSQAALYLPTHLPDPSAPGFIEEAAEEIERLCEVTGGRAFVLFTSLRNMVRAYELVAPRLPYQALLQGERPKQQLLEAFRETPSVLFAAHSFWEGVDVPGDALSLVIIDRLPFASPGDPLVAARIKQLQERGEEPFELYQLPHAALALRQGFGRLIRTQADRGIVAMLDRRIVTKAYGRVFLDSLPPARRMQDVVSLSRWFNGPVRPVRTIR; translated from the coding sequence ATGTCGCTCTCCGTCTCCATCCCTCCGTCCGTCGACAGCCTGCTCGGTCCGGGAGGCGCGCTCGAGGTCGCGCTGCCCGCGTACGAGCACCGCCCGGAGCAGCTTCAGATGGCGCGCGCCGTGGAGCGGGCCTTCGCGGAGCGCAGCTATTTGCTGGCCGAGGCGGGCACGGGCACGGGCAAGACGCTCGCCTACCTGGTGCCCGCGCTGTTGTCGGGGCGCCGGGTGGTGGTGTCCACGGCGACGAAGACCTTGCAGGACCAGATCTTCTTCAAGGACCTGCCGTTGATGCGGGAGAAGATGGGCCTGCGCTTCGAGGCCGCCTACCTCAAGGGCCGCGGCAACTACCTGTGCCTGCACCGGTATGACGCCTTCTCCAAGGAGCCGCAGTTCGGCTCGCGCGAGGAGGCGCGCTACTGGTCCAGGCTGAAGGCGTGGGCGGAGGAGACGGACACCGGCGACCGCAGCGAGCTGGACCTGCCGGAGTCCTTCAGCGCCTGGCCGCGCCTGTCCACCACGTCCGAGACGTGCGTGGGGACGAAGTGCCCGCAGTACGAGACGTGCTTCGTCACGCGCATGCGCAAGCGCGCGGAGCAGGCGGACCTGCTGGTGGTCAACCACCACCTCTTCTTCGCGGACCTGGCGCTGCGCAGCTCCGGCAAGCGCAGCGAAGGCGTGCTGCCCTGGTACGAGGCCGTCATCTTCGACGAGGCCCACGCGCTGGAGGACGCGGCCAGCGGCCACTTCGGCTGCAGCGTGTCCAACTACCGGCTGGAGGAGCTGGCGCGGGACGCGGTGGCGTCGCTGAAGGAGGAGGACGCCCGCCACGCCATGCTGCGCGCGCTGGCGGCCCGGCTGCGCGCGGGGGCGGACGCGCTCTTCGCGCAGGCGCCCCGGGCGCTGGGGCTGTCCGGCCAGGAGTCCTCGGTGGCGCTGCGCTCGGAGGTCATGGCGAAGCTGTCCACGCCGCTTTCGGGCGTGCGTGACGCGCTGGCCGCGCTGTCCGCCTTCACCGTGGGCGAGCGCGAGCCGGAGCTGGCCGCCATCACCCGCCGCGCGGACGAGCTGGAGGAGCAGCTCTCCTTCCTGGAGAAGGCCGAGTCCTCGGACCACGTCTACTGGGCGGAGCAGCGCGGCAAGGGCCTGTTCCTGCGCGCCAGTCCCATCGACGTGGCGAAGGAGCTGCGCGAGCGGATGTATGGCGCGCTGGACACGGTGGTGTACACGTCCGCGACGCTGGCGGCGGACAGCCGCTTCGACTTCTTCGCCAACCGCATGGGCCTGTACGGCGAGGACGGCCAGCCGGTGACGAAGGTGCGGACGCTGGCGGTGCCCAGCCCCTTCGACTACCCGTCGCAGGCGGCGCTGTACCTGCCCACGCACCTGCCGGACCCGTCCGCCCCGGGCTTCATCGAGGAGGCGGCGGAGGAGATTGAGCGGCTCTGCGAGGTGACGGGCGGGCGCGCCTTCGTGCTCTTCACGTCCCTGCGCAACATGGTGCGGGCCTACGAGCTGGTGGCGCCCCGGCTCCCCTACCAGGCGCTGCTCCAGGGCGAGCGCCCCAAGCAGCAGCTCCTGGAGGCCTTCCGCGAGACGCCCAGCGTGCTCTTCGCGGCGCACAGCTTCTGGGAAGGCGTCGACGTGCCGGGTGACGCGCTGAGCCTGGTCATCATCGACCGGCTGCCCTTCGCGTCGCCGGGGGACCCGCTGGTGGCCGCGCGCATCAAGCAGCTCCAGGAGCGGGGCGAGGAGCCCTTCGAGCTGTACCAGCTCCCGCACGCGGCGCTGGCGCTGCGGCAGGGCTTCGGCCGGCTCATCCGCACGCAGGCGGACCGGGGCATCGTCGCGATGCTGGACCGGCGCATCGTGACGAAGGCGTATGGCCGCGTCTTCCTGGACAGCCTCCCGCCCGCGCGCCGCATGCAGGACGTGGTGTCGCTCAGCCGCTGGTTCAACGGCCCGGTGCGGCCGGTGCGCACCATCCGCTGA
- a CDS encoding site-2 protease family protein — MDTVSAARPAPRYWVHLLLLVLTVGTTFTSYLLYFHFQRPYSLGEVSSEAAFRALSFSLSLLAILGTHEMGHYLLARWHRVETSLPYFIPLPVLGVGTLGAVIRIRDRIPNRNALVDIGAAGPLAGLVVALPILFWGLAHSTVVDAPDIPATTFPGDGSLWVIIQDVFAWVMDRITNAPPAPETPFNGVQTLFGDSLLMQGLTRLALGPLPEGKDVLVHPVVIAGWFGLLVTLLNLMPVGQLDGGHLAYALWGRHAHWVGRAVALVLLVLTVFVTASWGLWLLVTSKLVGFGHPEVVEPQAPLSPLRKWICALCLLALIGCAMPIPLRQVMT, encoded by the coding sequence ATGGACACCGTCTCCGCTGCCCGCCCCGCGCCGCGCTACTGGGTGCACCTGTTGCTCCTGGTGCTGACGGTGGGCACCACCTTCACCTCGTACCTGCTCTACTTCCACTTCCAGCGGCCCTACTCCCTGGGAGAGGTGTCCTCCGAGGCGGCCTTCCGCGCGCTGTCGTTCAGCCTGTCGCTGCTGGCCATCCTGGGCACCCATGAGATGGGGCACTACCTGCTCGCGCGCTGGCACCGGGTTGAAACCTCCCTGCCCTATTTCATCCCGCTGCCGGTGCTGGGCGTGGGCACGCTGGGCGCCGTCATCCGGATTCGCGACCGCATCCCCAACCGCAACGCGCTGGTGGACATTGGCGCGGCGGGGCCGCTGGCGGGGCTGGTGGTGGCGCTGCCCATCCTCTTCTGGGGGCTGGCCCACTCCACGGTGGTGGACGCGCCGGACATCCCGGCCACCACCTTCCCGGGGGACGGCTCGCTGTGGGTCATCATCCAGGACGTCTTCGCCTGGGTGATGGACCGCATCACCAACGCGCCGCCCGCGCCGGAGACGCCCTTCAACGGCGTGCAGACGCTCTTCGGTGACAGCCTGCTGATGCAGGGCCTGACGCGCCTGGCCCTGGGGCCGCTCCCGGAGGGCAAGGACGTGCTGGTGCACCCGGTGGTCATCGCCGGCTGGTTCGGGCTGCTCGTCACGTTGCTGAACCTGATGCCGGTGGGGCAACTCGACGGCGGGCACCTGGCCTATGCGCTGTGGGGCCGCCACGCGCACTGGGTGGGCCGCGCGGTGGCGCTGGTGTTGTTGGTGCTCACCGTTTTCGTCACCGCGTCCTGGGGCTTATGGCTGCTGGTGACGAGCAAGCTGGTAGGCTTCGGCCATCCGGAGGTGGTGGAACCCCAGGCGCCGCTCAGCCCGCTGCGGAAGTGGATCTGCGCGCTGTGCCTGCTGGCACTCATCGGCTGCGCCATGCCCATTCCCCTGCGCCAGGTGATGACATGA
- a CDS encoding HAD family hydrolase, producing the protein MVENVIFDVDGTLVDSVDEHAEAWRRAFLHFGRDIPFTHVRSQIGKGADQLIPVFFNDEEVERFGKELDDYRGKLFLDEFLPKVRPFPRVRELFQRLRAGGVRIVLASSAKEQELKHYVKLCGIDGLFEAKTSADAVDKSKPHPDIFEAALARLGKPPQDVTVVVGDTPYDALAANKLGLPSVGVLAGGFPPDDLRAAGCRALVKDPAALLARYEASRREWPWNESDTSQVAKDDERR; encoded by the coding sequence ATGGTGGAAAACGTCATCTTCGACGTGGATGGAACCCTGGTGGATTCGGTGGACGAGCACGCCGAGGCATGGCGGCGCGCATTCCTGCACTTCGGCCGGGACATCCCGTTCACGCATGTGCGCAGCCAGATTGGCAAGGGCGCCGACCAGCTCATCCCCGTCTTCTTCAACGACGAGGAGGTGGAGCGCTTCGGCAAGGAGCTGGACGACTACCGCGGCAAGCTGTTCCTGGACGAGTTCCTCCCCAAGGTGCGCCCCTTCCCGCGGGTGCGGGAGCTGTTCCAGCGGCTGCGCGCGGGCGGCGTCCGCATCGTGCTGGCCTCCAGCGCGAAGGAGCAGGAGCTGAAGCACTACGTGAAGCTGTGCGGCATCGACGGCTTGTTCGAAGCGAAGACGAGCGCGGACGCGGTGGACAAGAGCAAGCCCCACCCGGACATCTTCGAGGCCGCCCTGGCGCGGCTGGGCAAGCCGCCACAGGACGTGACGGTCGTCGTGGGCGACACGCCCTATGACGCGCTCGCCGCCAACAAGTTGGGCCTGCCCTCCGTGGGCGTGCTGGCCGGCGGGTTTCCTCCGGATGACCTGCGCGCCGCGGGCTGCCGCGCGCTGGTGAAGGACCCGGCGGCGCTGCTCGCGCGCTACGAGGCGTCCCGGCGCGAGTGGCCCTGGAACGAGTCCGACACGAGCCAGGTGGCCAAGGACGACGAGCGGCGCTGA
- a CDS encoding transcriptional regulator has product MARGSKAKYTAKQKRMAEHIEEGYEKRGASDETAEARAWATVNKLTGGGMKKGGSGSKAKVARSRPAARKNARKAGRKGGKATAAKRAGTRRSTTTTGRTRKPTRATRSGSKSTTRKTAARRATARRTTPAKRSSTTSRSTARRGAGSRSPRGRGRSRS; this is encoded by the coding sequence ATGGCACGAGGAAGCAAGGCGAAGTACACGGCGAAGCAGAAGCGGATGGCCGAGCACATCGAAGAGGGCTACGAGAAGCGCGGCGCGTCCGATGAAACGGCCGAGGCTCGGGCCTGGGCCACCGTGAACAAGCTCACCGGCGGTGGGATGAAGAAGGGCGGCTCGGGCAGCAAGGCCAAGGTCGCACGCAGCCGCCCCGCGGCGCGGAAGAACGCGCGCAAGGCGGGCCGCAAGGGAGGCAAGGCCACCGCCGCGAAGCGCGCGGGGACTCGCCGCTCCACCACCACGACGGGCCGCACCCGCAAGCCCACCCGCGCCACGCGCTCGGGCTCGAAGTCCACCACGCGGAAGACCGCGGCGCGGCGCGCCACCGCCCGGCGCACCACCCCCGCGAAGCGCTCCAGCACCACGTCCCGGAGCACCGCGCGGCGCGGCGCCGGCAGCCGGAGCCCGCGCGGCCGCGGCCGTTCGCGGAGCTGA
- a CDS encoding lipid kinase, producing MLVVNTRSRSGREAFEAARETLVARGVSITECHALSRAERLDAVVQRMVAQGTRRLIVGGGDGTLSRAVARLLGRDVTLGVLPLGTGNDFARSLGIPADIEAACDVIAQGYTARVDVGLANGRPFLNAASLGLATGIARRLTKRLKQRAGKLAYPVAAAAEVKDLRPFHIRLKADDQELALDVLQLVVGNGLYHGAGNMVAPDARLDDRRLDVYAIAAPSAASGNEGTGLGQLRDIATLMRVALSLRSGEHVDHPSVTALRAARLYVEAEPIQEVNADGELVGKTPMRFEVAPAALRVYAPAPS from the coding sequence GTGTTGGTGGTCAACACGCGCTCGCGTTCGGGGCGAGAGGCGTTCGAGGCCGCCAGGGAAACGCTCGTGGCGCGGGGCGTCTCCATCACCGAATGCCACGCCCTGTCCCGGGCGGAGCGGCTGGACGCGGTGGTGCAGCGGATGGTGGCGCAGGGCACCCGCCGCCTCATCGTGGGAGGAGGCGACGGCACCCTGAGCCGCGCGGTGGCCCGGCTGCTGGGCCGCGACGTGACGCTGGGCGTGCTCCCCCTGGGCACCGGCAACGACTTCGCGCGCTCGCTGGGAATCCCGGCCGACATCGAGGCCGCGTGTGACGTCATCGCCCAGGGCTACACGGCCCGCGTGGACGTGGGCCTGGCCAATGGGCGCCCCTTCCTCAACGCGGCCAGCCTGGGGCTGGCCACCGGCATCGCCAGGCGGCTGACGAAGCGGCTGAAGCAGCGCGCTGGGAAGCTGGCCTACCCCGTGGCGGCCGCCGCGGAGGTGAAGGACCTGCGCCCCTTCCACATCCGGCTGAAGGCGGACGACCAGGAGCTGGCGCTGGACGTGCTCCAGCTCGTGGTGGGCAACGGCCTCTACCATGGGGCCGGCAACATGGTGGCCCCCGACGCCCGGCTGGATGACCGGCGGCTGGACGTCTACGCCATCGCGGCGCCCTCCGCGGCGTCCGGGAACGAGGGCACCGGCCTGGGGCAGCTCCGGGACATCGCCACGCTGATGCGGGTGGCCCTGTCCCTGCGCAGCGGCGAGCACGTGGACCACCCCTCCGTCACCGCTCTGCGCGCCGCGCGGCTCTACGTGGAGGCGGAGCCCATCCAGGAGGTGAACGCGGATGGGGAGCTGGTGGGCAAGACGCCCATGCGCTTCGAGGTGGCCCCCGCCGCCCTGCGCGTCTACGCCCCCGCGCCCTCCTGA
- a CDS encoding carboxypeptidase regulatory-like domain-containing protein produces the protein MRHRIPLLIASCLAIAAVLLLWFRMPVPAAPPAARPGAAALSAPVPVTHAPARDSTPPTPPLDEAPAAELGAFVVRVVDTRGPVEGARVRAYLRVGADGTGATPWRRAGEGATAEGGVLRLPAGPGDYLLSARAPGHGPVRLEATRPLGEAETAVELRLSEGVTLRGRTVVEGREEPVPLAALTLRPYPGTPTAWAVPTGLPEEAAETTSDARGHFTFTRLAPGRYALTAEAPGFSRRTLRLLQVPRASDVVVGLWGASTLEGFVVDARGQPVANAEVTAAGGSSPVRATTGEGGGFALEVNAGTWFVSARHGDQPGRVPGPLSVAPGETLRGLVVTLGAASGLAGSVSSVDGAPVGGAVLVAAPAGGEGELGRAASHADGTWRMDLPAGDYDVTVRAEGMTGRVVEAVVVDVGAYTPVDVRLEPATAALEGLVVDAEGQPLEGAQVRASPESFSGVARTALTDAQGAWRLEGLEAGRTSVGARREGSKRWTSRLETLKAGAVTRVDFTLADSGSVWGQVTRASGGPLTEPALVHAVPRGGSGAASTETDARGRFQLELPAGVYQLVALPPQTPAIYFHLESDPFVTVPSGSAVRQDLTLKDDPVLSGVVLEPSGVPSPLAIVAAIQGGDFPVTRKERADEAGQFTLPPRPRGAQPLALVAHNAGRVGRLSGAHEDQAPLTVRLEPAATLRGRVVAGSGAPPDGFVLELHEANGEALPWAGAWPTTRRFAGSTFLLPDAPGQALKVTVRTEDGRTGEAQVSLRPGGSADVEVPLTGGVASISGRAVWSRGGGPAPGVAVFLDKAVGGRPEAFTGQDGRFRLGDVRPGIHTVRLLPPEGRVETRTVKVAEAEAADVGDVTVSPRRATPGTLGAGFSEDRGHVAFAWLTPDGPAARAGVNVGDRLVAVDGQVVRDSTEAESRTRGAPGTPVRLHVRRAGGEQEVLVTRAE, from the coding sequence GTGCGTCATCGAATTCCCCTCCTGATTGCCTCATGCCTGGCCATCGCGGCCGTGCTGCTCCTGTGGTTCCGCATGCCCGTCCCCGCGGCGCCGCCCGCCGCGCGTCCCGGCGCCGCGGCGCTGTCCGCCCCCGTGCCTGTCACCCACGCGCCGGCCCGGGACAGCACGCCGCCCACGCCGCCGCTGGACGAGGCCCCGGCCGCCGAGCTGGGCGCCTTCGTGGTGCGGGTGGTGGATACGCGAGGCCCGGTGGAGGGCGCGCGGGTGCGGGCCTACCTGCGCGTGGGCGCGGACGGCACCGGCGCCACGCCCTGGCGCCGCGCGGGTGAGGGCGCCACGGCGGAAGGAGGCGTCCTGCGCCTCCCCGCGGGCCCGGGCGACTACCTGTTGTCCGCGCGGGCGCCGGGCCACGGGCCGGTGCGGCTGGAGGCCACCCGGCCGCTGGGTGAAGCGGAGACGGCCGTCGAGCTGCGCCTGTCCGAAGGCGTGACGCTGCGCGGCCGCACCGTGGTGGAGGGGCGCGAGGAGCCGGTGCCGCTCGCGGCGCTGACGCTGCGGCCCTACCCCGGGACGCCCACCGCCTGGGCGGTCCCCACCGGCCTGCCCGAGGAAGCCGCGGAGACGACGAGCGACGCGCGGGGGCACTTCACCTTCACGCGGCTCGCGCCCGGGCGCTACGCGCTCACCGCCGAGGCGCCGGGCTTCAGCCGCCGCACGCTGCGCCTGCTCCAGGTGCCACGGGCCAGCGACGTCGTGGTGGGCCTGTGGGGCGCGAGCACCCTGGAGGGCTTCGTCGTCGACGCCAGGGGACAGCCCGTGGCCAACGCGGAGGTGACGGCGGCGGGCGGCAGCTCGCCCGTGCGCGCCACCACGGGAGAAGGGGGCGGCTTCGCGCTGGAGGTCAACGCCGGGACGTGGTTCGTGTCCGCGCGCCACGGAGACCAACCAGGCCGCGTGCCCGGGCCGCTCTCCGTCGCGCCGGGCGAGACGCTGCGGGGGCTCGTGGTGACGCTGGGCGCCGCCAGCGGCCTGGCGGGCAGCGTGTCCTCCGTGGACGGCGCGCCGGTGGGCGGCGCGGTGCTGGTGGCGGCTCCCGCGGGCGGCGAGGGCGAGCTGGGCCGGGCCGCGTCCCATGCGGACGGGACCTGGCGGATGGACCTCCCCGCGGGCGACTACGACGTGACGGTGCGCGCGGAGGGGATGACGGGCCGCGTGGTGGAGGCCGTGGTGGTGGACGTGGGCGCCTACACGCCCGTGGACGTGCGGCTGGAGCCGGCGACGGCGGCGCTGGAGGGCCTGGTGGTGGACGCGGAGGGCCAGCCCCTGGAGGGCGCCCAGGTGCGCGCCTCGCCGGAGTCCTTCTCGGGCGTGGCCCGCACGGCCCTCACCGACGCCCAGGGCGCCTGGCGGCTGGAGGGGCTGGAGGCGGGGCGCACGTCGGTGGGCGCCCGGCGCGAGGGCTCGAAGCGGTGGACGTCCCGCCTGGAGACGCTGAAGGCCGGGGCCGTCACCCGCGTGGACTTCACCCTGGCGGACTCCGGCTCCGTGTGGGGCCAGGTGACGCGCGCGTCGGGCGGGCCGCTGACCGAGCCCGCGCTGGTCCACGCCGTGCCCCGAGGGGGCTCGGGCGCGGCCTCCACGGAGACGGACGCGCGGGGCCGATTCCAGTTGGAGCTGCCCGCGGGCGTGTACCAGCTCGTCGCGCTGCCCCCCCAGACGCCCGCCATCTACTTCCACCTGGAGAGCGACCCCTTCGTCACGGTGCCTTCGGGCAGCGCCGTGCGGCAGGACCTGACGCTGAAGGACGACCCCGTGTTGTCCGGCGTGGTGCTGGAGCCCTCGGGAGTGCCCAGCCCGCTGGCCATCGTGGCCGCCATCCAGGGCGGGGACTTCCCCGTGACGCGCAAGGAGCGCGCGGACGAGGCGGGCCAGTTCACCCTGCCGCCGCGTCCCCGGGGCGCCCAGCCCCTGGCGCTGGTGGCCCACAACGCGGGGCGCGTGGGGCGGCTGTCCGGCGCGCACGAGGACCAGGCGCCGCTCACGGTGCGGCTGGAGCCCGCGGCCACCCTGCGCGGGCGCGTGGTGGCGGGCAGCGGCGCGCCGCCGGACGGCTTCGTCCTGGAGCTGCACGAGGCCAACGGCGAGGCCCTGCCCTGGGCGGGCGCGTGGCCCACCACGCGGCGCTTCGCCGGCAGCACCTTCCTGCTGCCGGACGCGCCCGGCCAGGCGCTGAAGGTGACGGTGCGCACCGAGGACGGCCGCACGGGCGAGGCCCAGGTGTCGCTGCGGCCGGGAGGCTCGGCGGACGTGGAGGTGCCGCTCACCGGGGGCGTGGCGTCCATCTCCGGGCGCGCGGTGTGGAGCCGGGGCGGCGGGCCGGCGCCGGGCGTGGCCGTCTTCCTGGACAAGGCCGTGGGCGGGCGCCCGGAGGCCTTCACCGGCCAGGACGGGCGCTTCCGGCTCGGCGACGTGCGCCCGGGCATCCACACCGTGCGGCTGCTGCCGCCGGAGGGCCGCGTGGAGACGCGCACCGTGAAGGTGGCCGAGGCGGAGGCCGCCGACGTGGGCGACGTGACGGTGTCCCCGCGCCGGGCCACGCCGGGCACGCTGGGCGCGGGCTTCAGCGAGGACCGGGGCCACGTCGCCTTCGCGTGGCTGACGCCGGACGGGCCGGCGGCGCGCGCGGGCGTCAACGTGGGAGACCGGCTGGTGGCGGTGGACGGCCAGGTGGTGCGCGACAGCACCGAGGCGGAGTCCCGCACCCGGGGCGCGCCCGGCACGCCGGTGCGG